AGTAGCTGCATGTTTTGAATTCCCTGCTTCATGTCACAAAGACATAAATTCGGGCACAAAGACATTCCCTTGGCTGCAGCAGATGAAAGACTTCCGAAATAAACACGAACTGATCAAAATGCAACAAAGTATTCCATTTTTCTCAAAAGGGTGAAGACAGAATTTGAGAAGTATTCCATTTTTCTCAAAAGGGTGAAGACAGAATTCACAAGTAAAGATCTCATGGACTGTGCAGTCAACTACAAATCAGGTTCAAAATGCAATACTGGACAATACAAATGTCCTCGAATTAAATCCACATGAAGCAAAATGGTCTCATAGATTTACACTTTCAAAAATCCATCTATCTGGGGACCAGCAAACCAACTAACTTCATCTAGGTAAGACGTACTATTTGCCAAGAACCATTGAACGTAGAGAGATACTTTTCAGCTTGTAGgcaaattataattttttttttttttggccagaTGCTCCACATCAATAAGCTAGTAAAAAttcaaaatctgaaaaaaagAAACAGCAAAAATTCCAAACGGGCAACTGCTTCCAAGCATTCCTTTCAATTTCTTCGAATGAAATATACCTCTATCTCACATCTAGGATAAACTTGTTGGAGAAAAGAAGAAACCAACTTTTTCCTGTGTTGATTTACCATCCAATGCTCCTGGTAAATCCCTTATCCGCATCTGTTCTACAGTTTCAACCATCAGTATCACATGATGCTGATATTATTAGTCCTCACATATCAGACACAGACCACAAGTAGGCCTCCCTCTCTGTAGCTTGTTTCTCATTCATTCTCTTAAACATTTGCTTCTCAAAACCTAATAGATGCATAAGATCAAACAGATAATTAGTAGCAACAGTGATAACGTAAATGAGTTTGGACAAAAGCATCTTCATGGGGCCAATGTGCGAAACAACAGAAACCACATTACTGGTTATATCACTCTATAAAAGGTGGAAGTAAACTTACCACTGCTGCGATCAACGCCATCCCAGTGTCTCCCTGGTTTAATACCATAACGGTTTGGTGCAGCATCTAATCCTCTTCTTAGCCAGCTGTGACTGGGGATTTCCTGAGGAATGATGAAACCTGATTCTTTCATCTTCTCATCATCACCTAAATCTTCCATAACTGGCCCAAACTGCTTTTTCTTGACCAAGTGTGCCATAGGATCACCCCATCTGACTCTTTCCTTGAGCATTCTGTCAAGTTCAGGGTCATCTCTTCTTCTTGCAAATGGTTTGTCTTTCTCGCTCTCTAATTCCTGCAGTCTTGCTTCAGCTTCTCGTTTCTGTGCCAATCCTTTACCCCATTCCAATTTGACTTCCTTGGGCTTCTCTTCCTTCTTTTGCGATTTTAAGAACTCATCTTTTGACATTCTCTTACCTGTTACTTTATCACGATAGACAGGTTCAGCACCACGACCACTTATAGAAGGATCCATTTCTTTAAACCTCAACatatcttctttcttctttctagCGATTTCTTCTTTGAGGTCTTGCCCAGTAACTAGACCAGTTTTCACCTGCTGCTTTGAAGTTGGAGATttctccttcctttttcttGGAGGAGAAAGGTCTAAAGCAGAGGATGCTTGTACAGCATCATTCTCATTCAAGTGCTGAGTGGCCTGTCGAGCAGAGAGATCACTTGATACATATCTATCCTTCCTACCTTTCCTTGGAGGTGAAAGATCTGCCACTGGAGAGGTATGCAAATGATCTTGATGAAAGCGACGGGGAGGAGAGAGGTCAGAATCTGGATCTCCAGGGCTTGATGTTTCTTCCCTAGTCAATGGCGATGGAGACAGATGGCGTACCCTTTGCCGTCGTGGGGGTGAAAGATTCACAACTTCTCTACGAGACTCCGAAGGTCCAAACCcagattttgatgatgaagtATCATATGAAGCCTTTCTCCTACGAGGAGGAGAAATATCCCTTTCATCCTTTTCTTTTAGGTAATGTTTCTGTCTTTGCCGAGGAGGTGAGAAATCTGCACCTGTTGCTCTTGATCTCCAATCAGGTTCTGGTGAAGGTGAATCGTTTCGAGTTGTACGTGTCCGTTCTAGCAACGACTCAGCATCACCTGTGCCAGGAGGCCTTAGCATGGGTTCTGGAGAAGGTGTATCATTCCGAACTCTTCTTTTACGAGGTGGTGACAGATCAGCATCTCGTCCGCTAGATGACCTCAGATCATGTTCTGGAGATGGTGTGTCAGCCCTCCGCCTACGTGGTGGTGAGATATCCAAGACTTTGTCACTAAAGTTTGATGTTTTAGGAGCATCAGAGATTGAAACCCAACCACTTCCATCCTCAGATATGGAGCCAAAAGGACGTCTAGCTCTAAGTAGCTCCAATCTCTTCATTCGTTTGACTTCAATGTCCTCATCAACCAGGGGCTTCTCTTCATCTGCACAGAACACCTTACATTAATCACAacttaaaaaattgaaaagtctTAGAAGGTACACTGTCAAAGGGGAGAATTTTGCTAACTTACCGGCTGAATCATTctcctcttcctcttcaattctcACTGGTTTTTGCCATATGGGATCTTCATCAACAACAACTACACCAGTATCAACCTGTTTagccttcttcttcttcttctttttctttttgtcctcTTCCTCATTCCCATCTTGATATCTTTTCAAATATTCCTTCAGCGACGAGGATGCACCAGCCATTTATTATCCTGCTTCAGAAGATTCAAAACAATAATTCATCAATCACCAATTAAAAACTAAATGTGCTAATTTCTTAATAAACTAGGTTCTCATCCATCGGCAGTTGTAACGTTGATTAGCTTTCATCCTACTGCCAAATGTAAAATCTCCAACCAATATCCCAGCTCCCAAGTGAAAGCACTACCataaaacactaaaaaaaaaaaaaaaaattacctacGCAATCTACAAAATGCTCATTTTGGATTAAGACAAGGGTAAAATACTAAATTCTTTGCAACTAGAAGTAGACAAGGATTCAACTTTTACATCAAAGACCTAGTTTCTTTCCTACCTCAAATTCACAATTGAAAACAACCCTACTGATTGATTGTATCATTGAGGTAAACCACATACAAAAGAAAGACAACATGCACTAAGCAATGTCATTTAATCAACCAAAATATCATAAAAGCATTTAAAACCATTAGCCCTAATCCACTCCTGATTAGAACGAAACCCATAGATACGAGAACTTGCCCTAATTAAAGTTCATCTCCCAACCCCTCTTCTTTCTCTCTTGTCAGGAAGAAACTAAATTAAAGTTCATCTTCCAAccccttttctttctctcttgtaAGGAAGAAACTAACGATTTCAGAAATTTACCCAATATTTTATACATTCCAGTACCCAATCACTTGATTTTTTGAATTATAGGAGGGTATAAAAAAAACCTGGAAGATACGGCAGTTGCGGCCGCGACGGCGGCGATCGAGAGTGCAGCAGCGGGACCGGCGAGTGCAGCTGGGAAAACCAAACTGTAGCAGAGATGTTTAGAAAATattcttccctcttttttttggtggatatatataatatattggTTCCAAGAAAAACTAGTGGGCCCTCCGTTAAGACAATCGAGTTGATATTGGGCTGTTGACCCACGTCCGTATCAGATATTAATAATTCTGAATCCAAGACTGGTACTAAAGGGCTAGTGGGAAAAACAGATACTTTTAATGAACAATTGATAAAAAGTAATAAATGAAATATGGAAGTTATTAGTAATAGTTAtgatttcaaaaaatatgagtgtggatttttctttttcttgggttTTTGATAAATATAAGAGTTGACAGTCATCTAATTTGTCGTGAAACGGGGGTAAAAATAGACAAATTATAACGATATACTACTATCTTTTTTAACACTCTACTGCTCTATCTGTAGAGAAATATTGGAAATGCTAAAAGAGACTCATACTTAGTATATTAGAAAGGGACTCATACTAATACTAAACAGTattgctttgtttttttttttaaaaaaaataattgccTAGCGAAGACTCATAATTTCcacaataaaaaaagaaaagaaaagaggagagtcATAATTTCTTGTCCTCTATTATTGTGGACGAGGGATGAACTTGTTTTGTATACTAGGATTCGTATATTTCTAACTACGCTTTTTAATTAAAAAGCTATGTAAGATGTTGGAAGAAAGATATTTCagtgaagaaattgaaatccAACAACTGGCATGACAGTATCTggaaaattgcaaaattttacAACGTAGTACTTTGGTGTGATGTTAACAACCTAACATCAAGATGTTGGATTTTGCAAAGCTATGCACACAAATAGAGAGGCCATTCGAGTTGAGGTAGAGTGGTGCACTACTCGAGTCTAGATTTCGACTTGAGATAAAATAACTTAACTCGACCTCATCGATCTTTTAGAAGTTGAGTTCGAAGTTGAACTCGACTTCAATTTATCTTGCTTgaattcgaactcgagtttgaaTTTAATTAAATCTAATCGAATTAAATCAAACTCAATCGAGCCTATTCGAGTGTAATCGAGTTTAATTGAGCCTATTCGAGTCTAATCAAGTTCACgcaataaaaattaatattttacttataattttaaataaaggatattattgacatttcatgataataaatataaaaaactaaaaaatatatattataaaaagcTCATTAGGCTCGCCAAGCCTTTGAGTATAAAATATTAGAGCTCGAGTTCGACTTGTGAGCTCGAAAGTGTAGCTCGACCTCGATCAAAACAAGCTCGAGTTGAGTTGTTGACTGGGTAGCTTGCGAGATTAAATCAATCTACTTGGTTCAGCATCACCCTTACACACAATTTACTAAATACTTATTACAGGATGCTATGGGGAGTCGATATTTCTTGTATCTAAGAAGGaagggaacaaaaaaaaataaaaaaggaaaaagagaaaaacgtgAATCATACATTGATGGACAAgtacccccaaaaaaaaaagaaaaagaaaaagtagtgATTCCATGAATTGCATTTTCCGGTAGCACAAAATGTGCCAATGCATTGTTCATCTTAGAATTGAAGTACTGGTACAAAAGGGTCCAAATGATGTTTGGTTTCAAGTACATTAGTAAGGAGATCAAGGTGTAAAGGACCCAATTTATTTATCCTTTAACATATTACTATCGCACCATGAATCTCCCATAATTTCAAGAATTACCCATATTATGGGTTGTAGTTGTTATCGCACCAAAATTGTGACTGAAGTTTTTTGATGACATCGTTTCCAACCTGGAATGCTTTGGTAAGAACATCAGGAGAAATTGGAGGATCTGATCCGAATACAGCATTAGCAATGGTGATGACTCCTGGATTCTGGCTGCCAAAACCAGCAAAAGCAACAGCGTCGGTCTTTCCTTGGTTGAATTGGAAATGAATGAGGCCTTGCGGGAACACAAACACGTCTCCTGGATTCAAAACCTTGGTGAAGAGCTTATTCTTCATGTTCATGCCTGGATTCGAAGTAACGAAGCCAACAAGAAGAGTGccctccaaaacaaagaggacCTCGGTAGCACGAGGGTGGGTGTGGGGAGGGTTCAAACCATAAGGCGCAAAATCGAGGCGTGCTAAGGAAACACCTAAAGTGT
Above is a genomic segment from Coffea eugenioides isolate CCC68of chromosome 5, Ceug_1.0, whole genome shotgun sequence containing:
- the LOC113769975 gene encoding BUD13 homolog: MAGASSSLKEYLKRYQDGNEEEDKKKKKKKKKAKQVDTGVVVVDEDPIWQKPVRIEEEEENDSADEEKPLVDEDIEVKRMKRLELLRARRPFGSISEDGSGWVSISDAPKTSNFSDKVLDISPPRRRRADTPSPEHDLRSSSGRDADLSPPRKRRVRNDTPSPEPMLRPPGTGDAESLLERTRTTRNDSPSPEPDWRSRATGADFSPPRQRQKHYLKEKDERDISPPRRRKASYDTSSSKSGFGPSESRREVVNLSPPRRQRVRHLSPSPLTREETSSPGDPDSDLSPPRRFHQDHLHTSPVADLSPPRKGRKDRYVSSDLSARQATQHLNENDAVQASSALDLSPPRKRKEKSPTSKQQVKTGLVTGQDLKEEIARKKKEDMLRFKEMDPSISGRGAEPVYRDKVTGKRMSKDEFLKSQKKEEKPKEVKLEWGKGLAQKREAEARLQELESEKDKPFARRRDDPELDRMLKERVRWGDPMAHLVKKKQFGPVMEDLGDDEKMKESGFIIPQEIPSHSWLRRGLDAAPNRYGIKPGRHWDGVDRSSGFEKQMFKRMNEKQATEREAYLWSVSDM
- the LOC113771392 gene encoding germin-like protein subfamily 1 member 14 gives rise to the protein MAFRFHIAAVILTLVFAIVCASDPSPLQDFCVAVPDANATVFVNGKICKDPKLVKPKDFFFPGLNKPGSTANPLGSNVTQVNVNQIPGLNTLGVSLARLDFAPYGLNPPHTHPRATEVLFVLEGTLLVGFVTSNPGMNMKNKLFTKVLNPGDVFVFPQGLIHFQFNQGKTDAVAFAGFGSQNPGVITIANAVFGSDPPISPDVLTKAFQVGNDVIKKLQSQFWCDNNYNP